The Deinococcus sp. LM3 genomic interval CCCTCCCCCCCGCCGCTCCCCACACCGCCGCTTCCCACACCGCGCCCATCCGGGACAGCCTGCTGTGGGGCCTGTCGCTGCCGCTGCTGCTGGGTGTGCTGCTGCTGGACCTGCTCACGCCCGCCTCACTGGCCGTGGGGACGCTGCTGTGCGCGTGCGTGGCGTTCGCGGCGCTCGGCGCGTCCCGGCGAATCACGCTGATCCTGACGGGCCTGTGCGTCGGCGCGAACCTGCTGGCCGGCGCGCTGAATGCCGACCGTGACGGCCTGGACGCCACCGCCCTCGCCAACCGGGCCGTGAGCATCCTGGCAGTGCTGCTGGTCGGGTTCCTGAGCCTGCGCGCCCGCGAGGCCAGGGCCCGCGCCGCCCGCATCGAGGAGGACGCGCGGCAACTCGAGCGGGAACGCGCGCTGCGCGCCCTGGCCGAGGCGATGGGCGGCCCGCTCGGGCAGGCGGAATTCGTGGACCGCGCCGCGCACGCCCTGCGCACCCTGACCGGCGCGGACCACGTCGAGATCGGCGCGGTCGAGCGGGCCTACCTGCGCGCCCCCCACGCCCTGGCCGGCACCGCGCCCGGCCGGCTGGACACCCGGCTGCCGCTGGACCTGCTGACCCACCCGGTCGGCGCGTCCGACGTGTGGGCCGTGGACGGCGGACGCGTGCAACTCGCGCGGCTGCGCCGCAGCGGCACTGGCACTGGCCCCGGCAGCAGCACCGAGGAGGCCGACCTGCTGATCGTGATCGGCGGCCCGCAGACGCCCCCGAACCTGACGGCCGAGGCGGTCCGCGCCCTGCAACCCATCCTGGACCGCACGGCGCTGCTCGACGACCTGCGCGTGCAGGGCGCGCAGCTGGCCGAACGGGGCGAGGTGCTGCGCGACCTCGTGTACGCCTTCTCGCACGACCTGCGCACGCCGCTGCTGGCGAACGCCATGAACCTGCGCGCCGCGCTGCGCGGCGGCTTCGGCCCGCTGCCCGCCGAGTACCTCGCCACCCTGGAAAATGGCCTGCAGGCGAACGAGGCCCTGCTGGACCTCGCCGATCAGCTGCTGCTGCTCGCCAAGTACGAGGCGGACGAACCGGACGCCGAACCTCAGGTCGTCCCGCTGCGCGAGGTGCTGCTGGGCGTCCTGCGGGACCTGGGAGGCCGCGCCGCCGAACGCCACGTCACGCTCGAACCGCACCTGGAAGGCGCGCGGGTCCTCGGTCAGCGGCACGACCTGCGCCGCGCCGCGCAGAACCTCGTCGAGAACGCCGTGAAGTTCAGCCCGCCCGGCGGCGAGGTGCACGTCACCCTCAGCGCCGCCGACGGAGAGGTGCGCCTGACCGTGCAGGACGAGGGGCCGGGCGTGCCACCCGCGCGGGCGGCGCGGCTGTTCCAGCGCTTCCGGGGCGGCGGGGCGGGCGGCGGCACCGGCCTGGGCCTGTACCTGACGCGGCGCGTCGCGCAGGCGCACGGCGGGAACGTCACGTACGCCCGCACCGGCGCGGGCCGCAGCGTGTTCACCCTGACCCTGCCCGCCGCGCCCGGAGGACCCCGTGCCTGACCCCGACCCCACGCCCGCCATCCCGCGTCGCCTGCTGCTGGTGGAAGACCACGCCTTCACCCGCGACGGCCTGCGCGCCACCCTGAACCTCGAACCGGACCTGCGCGTCACCGCCGAGGCCCGCAGCGGCGAGGAAGCCCTGGAACGCCTGCACGCCGCCGGACAGGACCCGCCAGTGGACGTGGCCGTGATCGACATCGGCCTGCCCGGCATGGACGGCATCCAGACGGCCGCCGAGATCCGCCGCCGCTGGCCGCCCGTGCGGATCGTGATGCTCACCGCGCACGACCTGCAGGCCGAGGTGTTCGCGGCGCTCGCCAGCGGCGCGGACGCCTACTGCCTCAAGAGCGCGCAGCCGGAACTGCTGCTGCTCGCCATCCGCGCCGCCGCCGCCGGCAGCGCGTACCTGGACCCGCAGGTGGCGCGGCACGTGCTCGGCGCGGTCCGCGCGCCCGGCACCCACTCCCCGCTCACGCCCCGCGAAACCGAGGTGCTGCGCCTGATGGCCGACGGGAACGGCAACCGCGAGATCGCCGCCGCCCTGACCCTGTCGGTCAGCACCGTGAAACTGCACGTGCAGGAGATCCTGCGCAAACTGCAGGCCTCCGACCGCACGCAGGCGGCCGTCAAGGCCCTGCGCGCCGGCCTGCTGTGAACGCTGCCCAGGAACCGTCAGGCCTGTGGTCAGGTCCGGGGCCGTCCGGGTCAGGGGTTGCGGCGCGCGCCGATCCAGGCGGTCATCTCGGCGGCGGGCATGGGGCGCGCGAAGTGGTAGCCCTGCATGGCCGCGCAGCCCAGGCGGGCGAGTACCTCGACCTGGCGGGGCGTTTCGACGCCTTCGGCCAGCACGTCGAGGTTCATGGCCTGCCCGATGCCGATGACGGCTTCCACGATGGCCACGTCGTTGCGGTCGGTCGCGACGTCCCGCACGAACGCCCGGTCGATCTTCAGGGTGTGGACCGGGAACAGTTTCAGGTAACTGAGGCTGGAGAATCCCGTGCCGAAATCGTCGATGGACAGGCGCACGCCGAGGTCCCGTAGCACCACCAGCCGCTCGCGGGCCTCCTCGGGGTCCGGCGCGAGGAGACTCTCGGTGATTTCCAGTTCCAGCAGGCCCGGCGTGAGGCCGCTGGCGTGCAGGGTGCCGCGCACCTGCTCGACGAAGTCCGGTTGCGAGAACTGCAACGCGGAGATGTTCACCGCGACAGGCAGCGGTTCGGGCAGCGTCCGTTCCCACTGGCGGGCCTGCGCGCACGCCTGCTCCAGCACCCAGCGGCCGAGCGGGAGGATCAGGCCGCTCTCCTCGGCGGCGGGAATGAAGTCGGCCGGGGAGACGGGCGTGCCGTCCGGCAGTGTCCAGCGCAGCAGCGCCTCCACGCCCGTCACGGCTCCGGTCACGGCGTTCACCTTCGGCTGGTAGTGCAGGGTGAACGCGCCGTCGGTCACGGCGCCGCGCAGCTGCGTGATCAGGCGGTGGCGTTGCTCGACGGACGCCAGCAGGTCCCGCGAGAAGAACTGCGTCCGGCCCCGACCGGCGGCCTTGGCCTGGTACATGGCGACGTCCGCGTGCCGCAGGAGCGTGCCGACGTCCTCGCCGTCGGTGGGGCACAGGGCGATGCCCAGACTGAACGAGATGTTCAGCACGTGTTCGCCGACCTCGTACGGCTGCCGCAGGTACTCCTCGAGGCGGTCCGCGAAGGCCCGGACGTCCATCACGGTCCGCAGTTCCGTGAGCAGCAGCACGAACTCGTCCCCACCCTGCCGGCTCACGGTGTCGGTTTCGCGCACCAGTTCGCCCAGGCGGCGCGACACGGCGCGCAGCAGTTCGTCGCCCACCTGATGCCCGAGCGAGTCGTTCACGTACTTGAAGTGGTCGAGGTCCATGAACACCAGCGCGAAGGGCCGCCCGCCCCGGCGGTGGCGGGCCAGGGCCTGCTGGATGCGGTCCTGTAGCAGCACGCGGTTCGGAAGGTCCGTCAGGGCGTCGTGCTGCGCGAGGTGACTCATGCGGACCGCCATGGCCCGCGTCTCGCTGACGTCATGGAAGACGATCACGCCGCCCAGCGTCGTGCCGTCGGGCCGACGGATCGGCGCGGCGGAATCCGCGATGGTCCGCGCCGTACCCGCCCGGCTGCGCAGGGTCGTGTCGAACGCCATGCCCACCACCCGCTGCTCCTGCAAGGCCACGAGCAGGGGATTGTGGACGCGCTGCTCGTCGCGTTCGGTGCTCAGGTGCATGATCCCCTCGATGGGCTGGCCGCTGCCCTCGGCGGCGCTCCAGCCGGTCAGCTTCTCCGCGACCGGGTTCATGAACGTCACGCGCCCCTGGGGGTCGGTGGTGATCACGCCGTCCCCGATGGACTGCAGGGTGGTCCTGGCCCACTCGCGCTCCTCCATGAGCGCCTGCTCGGCGCGGTAGCGGCTGGTGATGTCCACGGCCAGCACGAACAGGCCATGCACCTCGCCGCCGTGCAGGTCCGGCACGTACGACACCATCACGTGCCGCTCCTGTCCGTGCGCGTCGGTCAGGGACCGCTCGAAGTGCTGCTCGGCCCCGGCCAGGGCGGCGCGCATGAACGGTTCGTTCAGGCGGTACATCTCCTCGCCGATCACCTCACGGACGTGCAGGCCCCGCAGTTCCGAGTGCGGCCGCCCGTACCACTCCTGGTACGCGACGTTCCCGTACTGGTGACGTAATTCCCGGTCCTTGTACCCGATCAGTCCCGGCACGGCGTTCATGATCGCCTGAAGGTGCGCCTGCGTGCGCTGCAGTTCGTGACGGGCGCCCACCTGCTCGGTCACGTCCCGCAGCGTGCCGGTCACGCGTTCCGGCGTGCCGTCGGCATTCCAGACGCTCACCTGCCCGCGCAGCAGCACCCACACCCACTGCCCGTTGCGGTGACGCATGCGGTGCTCGAACTCGTACGACGCCGTTTCCAGCGCCACGTGCTGCTGGTACCGCGGCATCAGCCCCGGCCGGTCGTCCGGGTGAATCAGGTTCAGCCACACGTCCACCGTCACGTCCAGCGCGCTGCGGTGGTACCCCAGGATGCGTTTCCAGCCGGGCGACACGTAGATCGTTTCCCGCTGCGGGTACCAGTCCCACACGCCGTCATGACTGCCGTTCAGGGCCAGCCGCAGGCGTTCCGCCTCGGCCGTGACGGCCGCGAGTTCCGCCTGCACGTCCAGCAGCGCCTGACGCTGCGCATCCCGCCGCACCACGATCAACGCCACACCCGGCGCGCCCGGCACCGCCGAGACCGTCACCGACACCCACCCGCTCCCCTGCCCCGGATGCAGCCGGGCCACGAACGCCGCCTCCTGCCGCGCGCCGCCCAGCACGTCCGACACCGCCCGCAACTGCCCCGGCAGGTCCTCCGGGTGCAGCAGGTCCGGC includes:
- a CDS encoding response regulator transcription factor codes for the protein MPDPDPTPAIPRRLLLVEDHAFTRDGLRATLNLEPDLRVTAEARSGEEALERLHAAGQDPPVDVAVIDIGLPGMDGIQTAAEIRRRWPPVRIVMLTAHDLQAEVFAALASGADAYCLKSAQPELLLLAIRAAAAGSAYLDPQVARHVLGAVRAPGTHSPLTPRETEVLRLMADGNGNREIAAALTLSVSTVKLHVQEILRKLQASDRTQAAVKALRAGLL
- a CDS encoding bifunctional diguanylate cyclase/phosphodiesterase; translation: MLQPGLTFVSAFAQFSDGVALIDLDLRFRDANRALWRWLSHVSVPEAGAGTLPDLLHPEDLPGQLRAVSDVLGGARQEAAFVARLHPGQGSGWVSVTVSAVPGAPGVALIVVRRDAQRQALLDVQAELAAVTAEAERLRLALNGSHDGVWDWYPQRETIYVSPGWKRILGYHRSALDVTVDVWLNLIHPDDRPGLMPRYQQHVALETASYEFEHRMRHRNGQWVWVLLRGQVSVWNADGTPERVTGTLRDVTEQVGARHELQRTQAHLQAIMNAVPGLIGYKDRELRHQYGNVAYQEWYGRPHSELRGLHVREVIGEEMYRLNEPFMRAALAGAEQHFERSLTDAHGQERHVMVSYVPDLHGGEVHGLFVLAVDITSRYRAEQALMEEREWARTTLQSIGDGVITTDPQGRVTFMNPVAEKLTGWSAAEGSGQPIEGIMHLSTERDEQRVHNPLLVALQEQRVVGMAFDTTLRSRAGTARTIADSAAPIRRPDGTTLGGVIVFHDVSETRAMAVRMSHLAQHDALTDLPNRVLLQDRIQQALARHRRGGRPFALVFMDLDHFKYVNDSLGHQVGDELLRAVSRRLGELVRETDTVSRQGGDEFVLLLTELRTVMDVRAFADRLEEYLRQPYEVGEHVLNISFSLGIALCPTDGEDVGTLLRHADVAMYQAKAAGRGRTQFFSRDLLASVEQRHRLITQLRGAVTDGAFTLHYQPKVNAVTGAVTGVEALLRWTLPDGTPVSPADFIPAAEESGLILPLGRWVLEQACAQARQWERTLPEPLPVAVNISALQFSQPDFVEQVRGTLHASGLTPGLLELEITESLLAPDPEEARERLVVLRDLGVRLSIDDFGTGFSSLSYLKLFPVHTLKIDRAFVRDVATDRNDVAIVEAVIGIGQAMNLDVLAEGVETPRQVEVLARLGCAAMQGYHFARPMPAAEMTAWIGARRNP
- a CDS encoding HAMP domain-containing sensor histidine kinase, with amino-acid sequence MTTLPPAAPHTAASHTAPIRDSLLWGLSLPLLLGVLLLDLLTPASLAVGTLLCACVAFAALGASRRITLILTGLCVGANLLAGALNADRDGLDATALANRAVSILAVLLVGFLSLRAREARARAARIEEDARQLERERALRALAEAMGGPLGQAEFVDRAAHALRTLTGADHVEIGAVERAYLRAPHALAGTAPGRLDTRLPLDLLTHPVGASDVWAVDGGRVQLARLRRSGTGTGPGSSTEEADLLIVIGGPQTPPNLTAEAVRALQPILDRTALLDDLRVQGAQLAERGEVLRDLVYAFSHDLRTPLLANAMNLRAALRGGFGPLPAEYLATLENGLQANEALLDLADQLLLLAKYEADEPDAEPQVVPLREVLLGVLRDLGGRAAERHVTLEPHLEGARVLGQRHDLRRAAQNLVENAVKFSPPGGEVHVTLSAADGEVRLTVQDEGPGVPPARAARLFQRFRGGGAGGGTGLGLYLTRRVAQAHGGNVTYARTGAGRSVFTLTLPAAPGGPRA